The Desulfovibrio sp. Huiquan2017 genome includes a window with the following:
- a CDS encoding SET domain-containing protein, with protein sequence MIHPHTRVLSGDPAIGVGVFATRPIPRGTIVVVRDRFDMSLSPEAFSALPEPQRAAMETYMYHDKCGNLILSWDHARYMNHNCLPTTMMTDYGLEIAVRDMAAGEELTTEYGLLNIQEPYDICCGCENCRKHLRLDDIDVYGDEWDERIRESLVRIPLVDQPLLPLLTGESRVRLDAFLTGRAPYSSVRSLKWLAEPAC encoded by the coding sequence GTGATCCATCCCCATACCAGGGTCCTGTCCGGGGACCCGGCCATCGGCGTGGGCGTGTTCGCCACCCGGCCCATCCCCCGGGGGACCATCGTGGTCGTTCGCGACCGTTTCGACATGAGCCTGAGCCCGGAAGCGTTCAGTGCTCTGCCCGAGCCCCAGCGGGCGGCCATGGAGACCTACATGTACCACGACAAGTGCGGCAACCTGATCCTGAGCTGGGACCACGCCCGGTACATGAACCACAACTGCCTGCCGACCACCATGATGACCGACTACGGCCTGGAGATCGCGGTTCGCGACATGGCGGCCGGAGAGGAGTTGACCACCGAGTACGGGTTGCTCAACATCCAGGAACCGTATGACATCTGTTGCGGCTGCGAGAACTGCCGCAAGCATCTGCGGTTGGACGACATTGATGTGTACGGCGACGAGTGGGACGAGCGCATACGCGAAAGTCTGGTGCGCATCCCACTGGTGGACCAGCCTTTGCTGCCGTTGCTGACGGGCGAATCGCGCGTCCGTTTGGACGCCTTCCTGACGGGCAGGGCCCCTTATTCGTCGGTGCGCAGCCTCAAGTGGTTGGCCGAACCGGCCTGCTGA
- a CDS encoding GNAT family N-acetyltransferase codes for MSLACETSSVSFSSSSVRPATLEDLPLLEILERTGFSENRRASRASLRHSIQSPSQMALVIEGKAKRKKPVPAGGAVVFQYKRSLRIYSLAVLKEYRMLGLGEALIRHIVEFAASHGYERVTLEADMNNPKLVNWYRKFGFEPVRSLPGYYGPNEPAVRMVLSPANRDGSPESVVIVVDEPGRVRDCCPGVQFVSATDYLADTNYAGSNRFHVLNLCTSYKTHSMGYYVSLLATARNHRVTPSVMTVKDVTTPLVAQSLLDEIKDTIHPRALPGKGGVLELTILLGRTPDPCRAELARKLFSLFAVPFFTITMERQEDGWKFRKVKLLHLRQVARDWPELLRTALEAFCLKKRYNRPKLKRYQYDLAILADAAEPTPPSSPMALEKFRKAAEKVGFFVEFITKADHRRICEFDALFIRETTAMDNHTYAMSRHAYTEGLVVVDDPWSIMLCSNKVYLQERLAHAGANQPRGWHLTRKECTSDFLRTLPLPLVLKLPESSFSLGVFRVSSVEELGDKLVEMFKHTDLVIAQEFLVSAFDWRVGLLDDKPLFACKYYMAKNHWQIYNWQESDDQDGEDFSGRSETVPVEEVPPHILKAAIQASSLIGNGFYGVDLKDMGGKAYVIEVNDNPNVDAGIEDLVLGDALYERIMRSIYNRIEAERHQVRYIY; via the coding sequence ATGAGCCTTGCGTGCGAGACGTCGTCCGTCTCCTTTTCGTCCTCTTCCGTTCGTCCGGCGACCCTGGAGGACCTGCCCCTTCTCGAAATCCTTGAGCGGACCGGTTTCAGCGAGAACCGGCGCGCATCCCGAGCCAGCCTGCGCCACAGCATCCAGAGCCCGTCCCAGATGGCGCTGGTCATCGAGGGCAAGGCCAAACGCAAAAAACCGGTCCCGGCGGGGGGGGCCGTGGTCTTTCAGTACAAGCGTTCCCTGCGGATCTATTCCCTGGCCGTGCTCAAGGAATACCGCATGCTTGGCCTGGGCGAGGCCCTGATCCGGCATATCGTGGAGTTTGCGGCCAGCCATGGTTACGAGCGCGTCACGCTGGAAGCGGACATGAACAACCCCAAGCTGGTCAATTGGTACCGCAAGTTCGGTTTCGAGCCGGTGCGTTCCCTGCCGGGCTACTACGGCCCGAACGAGCCCGCCGTGCGCATGGTCCTATCGCCCGCAAACCGCGACGGGTCGCCCGAGAGCGTGGTCATCGTTGTGGACGAACCCGGCCGGGTTCGGGACTGTTGCCCGGGCGTCCAGTTCGTGTCGGCCACGGATTACCTGGCGGACACCAATTATGCCGGGTCCAACCGGTTTCACGTCCTCAATCTGTGCACCTCGTACAAGACCCATTCCATGGGCTATTACGTCTCCCTGCTGGCCACCGCCCGCAATCACCGCGTGACCCCCTCGGTCATGACCGTCAAGGACGTGACCACGCCCCTGGTGGCGCAGAGTCTGCTTGACGAGATCAAGGACACCATCCACCCCAGGGCACTGCCGGGCAAGGGCGGGGTCCTGGAGTTGACCATCCTTCTGGGCCGCACCCCGGATCCCTGCCGGGCGGAGTTGGCCCGCAAGCTTTTTTCCCTGTTCGCGGTTCCGTTCTTCACCATCACTATGGAGCGTCAGGAGGACGGCTGGAAGTTCCGCAAGGTCAAGCTCCTGCACCTGCGGCAGGTGGCCCGGGACTGGCCCGAGCTGCTGCGCACCGCGCTGGAGGCTTTTTGCCTGAAGAAGCGTTACAACCGGCCCAAGCTCAAGCGTTACCAGTATGACCTGGCCATCCTGGCCGACGCGGCGGAGCCCACGCCGCCGTCTTCGCCCATGGCCCTGGAGAAGTTCCGTAAGGCGGCGGAAAAAGTGGGCTTCTTCGTGGAGTTCATCACCAAGGCGGATCATCGGCGCATCTGCGAGTTCGACGCCCTGTTCATCCGCGAAACCACGGCCATGGACAATCACACCTACGCCATGTCCCGGCACGCCTACACCGAGGGGCTGGTGGTCGTGGACGACCCCTGGTCCATCATGCTGTGCTCCAACAAGGTCTATCTCCAGGAGCGGTTGGCCCACGCCGGCGCCAACCAGCCGCGTGGCTGGCATCTGACGCGCAAGGAATGCACGTCCGATTTCCTGCGGACCCTGCCCCTGCCCTTGGTCCTGAAGCTGCCCGAGAGTTCCTTTTCCCTGGGGGTGTTCCGGGTGAGCTCGGTGGAGGAACTGGGGGACAAGCTGGTCGAGATGTTCAAGCACACGGACCTGGTCATAGCCCAGGAATTCCTGGTGTCGGCTTTTGACTGGCGGGTGGGGCTGCTCGACGACAAGCCTCTTTTCGCCTGCAAATACTACATGGCCAAGAATCACTGGCAGATTTACAACTGGCAGGAGAGCGACGACCAGGACGGCGAGGACTTCAGCGGCCGGTCCGAGACCGTGCCCGTGGAAGAGGTCCCGCCGCACATCCTCAAGGCCGCGATCCAGGCCTCGTCCCTCATCGGCAACGGTTTCTACGGAGTGGACCTCAAGGACATGGGCGGCAAGGCCTATGTCATCGAGGTCAACGACAATCCCAATGTGGACGCGGGCATCGAGGATCTGGTCCTGGGCGATGCGCTTTACGAGCGCATCATGCGCTCCATCTACAACCGCATCGAGGCCGAACGGCACCAGGTGCGCTACATCTATTAG